Within Limisphaerales bacterium, the genomic segment CCGGATTGAGTTATCCTGCTGGGCATGAAAAATACTGTTCTTCTGGCTTGCATCGGGTTTTTAGGCTTCGTGTTGGGTTGCCGTGATCCATTAGCCCTCGACCCTCTACCGCCTGCCCCAAAGAGCATTGCTGCAATAGAATCCCATCCGAGATTCCTTTGGAAATTTGATCTTGGAGATGCGTCCAGTTCTTCCCCGACAATCGGCCATGACGGCACCGTTTACATTGGATCAAGAGCTAAAGATCCCTATGAAGGAATCCTGTACGCAATTAATCCTAAATCCGGACGTAAGAAATGGGAATTTCGCACGGGCGGGAGCGGCATATTTTCTAACCCTGTCGTTGGCGCCGATGGCACTGTATTTATTTCTGACGATCGAAAAGTTTTTGCATTGGACGGGAAAACCGGCGTCAAAAAATGGGGAGCTGAAACAATCGGTCAAACCATGAGTAAAGAATTGGCATTGGATGCCAATGGAACACTCATCGCCATTGGAGGGACAATTTGCGCCTTGAACTCGAAGACCGGAGAGAAAAAATGGGAGACTGATTCCATAGGCTACATGGGATATCCACCTTCGTTTGGTGTTGATGGGACATTTTATATTACTTACGGGCATCGAATTTTTGCACACTCGATTGTGGATGGGAGTGAAATATGGCGATCGACACAAGAAAGCTATACTGGCACACCAGCCTTGGCTCCGGATGGCACCATCTTCATCGGCACGGGAACAAAAGGTGGATCCACAAAATCAAAAATCTACGCATTAGACAGTAAGACAGGTGAGCAAAAATGGTTTTATCAAACAAAAGGGAACATGGTTGACGCAGATCCCGTGATCGGCACTGATGGGACCGTTTATGTAAGTTCCGGAGATTCATTTATGTACGCCTTGGATGGGAAAACCGGAGAAAAGAAGTGGGAGTTCGAAGCAAACCAATGGAGATCTCGATCCGCCGCGATCGGGACGGATGGCACGGTTTATTACGGAACGGACGATTATTCCGTTTACGCACTGAATGGCAAAACCGGTGCCAAGCTCTGGGAATTCCCGACGGGTTCGATCATCCAAACATCCCCTGCACTTAGCCAAGACGGCACCCTATTCATTGCTTCGAATGATTACCATCTGTACGCCATTAAAACGGACAGCAAAGGTTTAGCAAAGAGCTCATGGCCCATGTCTGGACAAAACAACCAAAGAACGAACCACGCCGCCAAGTAACGCGCGCTACTGCCCGCTACTTGTTCGGAAATCGCTCATCAACAATCTTCGCATCTTCGGGAAGGCGAATGCGATTGAGGTCCACAATCTTGCCGTCGATCACGAGCTCAATGGCGTGGAGGGTGCAGTCTTTGAAATAGACACCCGGCGTCTTTGAGAAATCGGTTTGCTCAGGCTTCACTTTCGCGGGCGGGTTGCCGGCGGCCTTGGACCACGTAAACAGTCGGATGCCGGCGGTTTTGTTTTTGGCCGGACGCGTGTCCAAAACCCTCACGTGCGGCCCGCGCTTGAGGGTGAGGGGCACCTCCTTGGGGCGCAGCTTCAGGAGATGCGGCCACATGGCCTCGAATTGCTCGCGATCCTTGAAGGTGATTTCAAAGCTGTTGTAGGCTTTGCCTTCATGAATGCGGCCATGGCTCCAGGTCCAGGCCTGTTTGCGGAGTGGATCCAACTCCTTGGGCCAATCTTGCGGCCACCACCCGCCCGGTCCGCCCAAAGAAAGGGCCTGAGCCACCGGACTCAGCGCGAGCATGCCGATGGCGAGGGTGATGAGGCGGAATAGTTTCATGAAGAGTTTGACGGACTCGCAGGCTCGTCCCTCCATTGTGTGATAGTTGGAGATTGGAAAGTTCGCCGAATTTCGTATCATGGCGGCGCTAAAAATTGGCATGCGGCGCGTAATTTTTCATTTTGTTTTTCTCGCCTCCCTCGGCTGGGCTGGGGCGGTGGAATTGCCTGAGGTGGCGGAGGTGTTGAGGGCGCGGTGCATGGATTGTCATGACTGCGAGACGAGCAAGGGCGGTGTGAATTTGGAGGCGCTGCTGGCGGCAACGGATTTTCGGGAGAAAGAAAACGCCAAGATCTGGCTAAAGGTGGATCACATGGTGGCCACGGGCGAGATGCCGCCTAAAAAAAAGAAGCCGCTCACCGCCCCGGAAAAGGCGGTGATCACCGGCTGGTTCTCGGAAGCGTTTGTGTTGAAGGACGGACGCGAACACATCGGGGCCACACCGCTGCGTCGACTGACGCGTTATGAGCTGATCAACACGCTGGAGGATTTGCTGCACGTGAACCTCAAGCCCGCGTATGTGTATAGTCCGGAAGTCCCGGCGCTGTTGCCCTCCACGCTGGAAACTCTGCTGCCGGCCGATGCGCCGGGCGAATCGGGTTTCACCAACGACGCCGCTCAACAGGCCGGCACCCCGCCGCCGATCCTGAAGCTCAGCGCGGCATTCGATTTTGCGCTGAAGACTTTTGCGAAAGATCAGGAGGCACGCGCGAAGGTGTTTGGAATGAAAGTGATCCCGGCGGATTTGCCGGATGCCGAGGCGCGAGAGATTCTGCTGCGCTTCACACGCCGGGCGTGGCGGGGCTATCCCAATGCCGCCAACGAAGCGGTCGTGTGGCGCGCCTACCAAACCCAGCGCCAAGACGCCGCGCCGCAGGCGGCGTTGCTGCACGCGATGAAGATCGCCCTCCTTTCGCCGGCGTTTATTTACCGGATGGAGATGGTGCAAAACCGGCCGCTGCCTTACGCCGTGAACGATCGGGAATTGGCCAATCGTCTGAGTTATTTTCTTTGGGCCAGCCCGCCCGATGACGAATTGATCCGCAAAGCCGACCGCGGCGAACTGCGCCGGCCGGACGTGCTCGCCGCTCAGGTGGATCGTCTGTTGAACTCGCCGAAGCGTCTGGCGTTGGCGGAAGATTTCGCCGGACAATGGCTGGGCTTTACCGATCTCGTGGACAACCGCGTGTTTTACCAGAACGAAAACTGGAACCGCGGCGTGTACGATGAGGCCCTGTTTTTCTTTGATGAATTGGTGAAATCGGACCGGCCGATTCTGGATCTCATCGATTCGAACTGGGTGTACCAGAGCAACTACACCGGCGTGCGCACGGCCGGCGGCGGGCATGCGTTTGAGGCGAAGTACGCGGATATTTTCGACTGGCGCCGTCAACGGCCGGGCGGCATTCGCGAGCGATTTTATGAACCGCCGCGCTTAATCAAAATCAACAGCGACCAGCGCGGCGGACTGATCACGTCCGTCGGCATTCTGCGGGTCACCTCCGCGCCCGATCGCACCAACCCCATCCGACGCGGCGTGTGGCTGCTGGACAAGGTGCTCGGCCGGCAACTACACGCGCCGGAAAACATTCCCGCCCTCAGCCAAAGCGAGCGCGTGAATGGCAAGAAACTCGAGGATCTCGCCGACATCATGAAGGCCCACGCCAGCAAAGCCATTTGCGTGAGCTGCCATCAGCACATCGACCCGCTCGGGTTGGGTCTGGAGAATTTCGATCCCTTTGGCAAATGGCGGACCACCTATCCCAACCGCCGACCGGTGAAGAGCGACGGCGCCTTCCCCAACGGCGCGGCCTTCAACACGCCGCGGGCGATGAAACAAATTTTGCTGAAAGATTACCGCGAACCCATCGTCCGAAATTTCACGAAACGCCTGCTGGCCTACGCCATCGGCCGCAAGCTCAAGCCGCACGATCGGCCGGCCGTGGACCGAATTTGCGCGGCCCTTGCGGCGGACGGCAATAAAATGAACACCTTGATCCGCGGCATTATCGCCAGCCCGCAGTTTCAACAACGACAAGACGCACCATGAGCAAGTCATCCTACCTCATCCCGCGCCGCACCTTTTTGCGCGGCATCGGCGCCACGCTGGCCCTGCCGGCGCTGGAGATCATGTCGCCCGCCCTCAGCCACGCCAAGACCGCCAAGCCCAAGCGCCCCGTGCGCCTGGCTGTGCTCTTCAAGGGCGCGGGCGTGAACCCTACCTCATGGGATATCACCGGCGCCACGGAAACGGAGTTCACCCTCTCGCGCCTATTGCAGCCGCTGGAGAAAAACAAAAAGGACATCGTCGTCCTGCGCAATATCGACACCGACCAGCGCGCCAATGGCGGCCACGAGAATGTGACCGTCACCTTCATGACCGGCCGCACGCGCAAGAGCCGGCTGGAACAATGGCAATCGTTTGATCAAGTGATCGCCGATGAGGTCGGCCGCACGACGCCCGTGAAATCGCTCGCGCTACGCAGTGACACGTATCTCGATCACAAGGATCCCGCTGAGAACTTCATTTCCTACGGCACCGATGGCAGTCCCCTACCCGTCGAGGCCAAACCGGAGGTGGTATTCAACCGTTTGTTCAAGGGCTTTCACAACAGCGACTTTCGCCAGCGCACCACGAGCGTGTTAGATGAAGTGAAAGACAGCTACGCCGCCATTGCCCGCAAGGCCAGCCGGCGCGATCAACAGGTGCTCGAGCAGTATCTGCAATCTGTACGCGAGGTGGAGCGCGATATCGAGCAGTTCAGCACACAAGGCAACGCCGCGCGCGATGCCAAGCTGCGGAAGATCCAGCCCGTGCCGGCCGTCAATAATCTCGCCGAACGCACCGCCGCCATGCTCGACCTAATGGCGCTGGCCTTCTGGACGGACATGACCCGCGTAAGCACGCTGATGATGGCGCACACTGAGAGCCGGTCCACCTTCGAGTTTCTCGGCATCAATGACGAGCTGCACATGCTTTCGCACTTTGTGCGCACGCGCAACCGCTCCTCCGGCTTGGACGGCTACGACCGCATCAACCGCTGGTACATCAGCCAGTTCGCGCGGTTCATCAACCGCCTCAAGGCATTGCCCGACACCGAGGGCACCGTGTTCGACAACAGCGCCGTGCTCTTCGGCTCGGGCATCAAACACGGCGATTATCATTCCGTCACCGATCTCCCCCTCGTGCTGGCCGGCGGCGGCGGCGGGCAAATCCAGCCGGGGCGGTACGTGGAATATCCCAACGTGCCCAACGGCAATTTGCATTTGAAGCTCATGCAGATCATGGGTGTGCACCGCGATCAATACGGCAACTCCACCGGCGTGTTGCCGGGCATCTCGGAGAAAGCCAACCTCGCACCGCGTTACGTGGATGACGGCTCGTGGAAAATCACCACCGATGCCGGCAACAAGATCGCGCTCAAGGGCCTGCTGAAGATCAGCGTGAAAGCCGATGACCTGAACCATTATCTGGTGCAACTCTCCGGCGGCAAGGAACTCGACATCCGCCCGAGTTTTGGCAATGTCCACAGCACTCGCCTCGACGCCAGCGTCGGCTCCGTCGTCCAGCTCGAAGGCGAAACCAGCGTCAAAGACGGCCACAAAACCATCACCAAGATCACTCGCATCAAGCGTCTGTAAATGAAAACCCTGCTCGCCCTTCTCCTCACCACCGTCGGCCTCCTTGCCGTCTCGCCGACGTCCACGGGCATGTGATTAAAGAAATCCTCCCCTGATTTTTTAACAAAAAAATTTACGCTTGAACCCGCACGACCACTCTTTAGGTTAGCCGTTCCCATGAAAATTAAACAGGTCATTTGTCAGGTGCTACGGTTGGAGTCGGTGGAAAATAAAACCGCGAGCAGCCAAGATGCCGTGATTGTGCGAATCCGCACGGACACGGGACTCGAAGGTGTGGGCGAGGCAGACTCGTCCCCGGAAGTAGTAAAGGCCATCATCGATGCACCCTTCAGCCACAATGTCGCGTGTGGATTACGCGAAATGTTGCTCGGCGAAAACCCGCTGGAGACCGACCGACTTTGGCAGAAGCTCCATCGCGGCTCGCAATATTTCGGGCGCTCATCGGTCACCCTGTCAGCCATCAGCGCGATTGACTTGGCCTTGTGGGATCTCAAAGGCAAACATTTTGGCGAACCAATCCACCGACTGCTCGGCGGCAAACGCCACAACAAAATCCGCGCCTATGCATCCATCCTTTTTGGGAGCGATGGCGCAGAGACTGCGGACATCGGCCGACGCTGGATTGAAGCTGGCTACACCGCGGTGAAATTTGGATGGGAACCGATGGGCGAAAGCGAAGCGGTGGACCTGGATCTTGTGCGCGGCGCGCGCGAAGGCATCGGCGAAGACGCCACACTGCTCATCGACGCCGGCTGCGTATGGGATGCCCGCACCGCCCTACGCCGGGCCGAACGGTTTGCCCAGTACAATCCCGAATGGCTGGAAGAGGCGCTTCAACAGGCAGACATCGACGGCTACCGTTGGTTGCGCGACCGCTCACCCGTACCCATCGCGGCCGGAGAGGGCGAGTGCGGAGCGGAATCGTTCCGGGCACTCATTGACCGGCACGCGCTGGATGTTTATCAAGTCGATCTATCACGCAACGGCTTCACCGATGCCAGCTACATCCGCCGCCGCGTGGAAGAGATTGGTGCGCGCCTGTGCAACCACTGCTACACCAGCCCCATCACCCACGCCGCCAGCGCCCATTGGCTCTCCACCTGCCGCGACGCGTTTTTGTTTGAAGATTGTGTAGAAGATTCCGCGCTCCGGCACGAGTTAACCCACGAGAAAATCCAGGCCAAAGATGGCTGGCTGCACGTCCCCGACCGCCCCGGCCTCGGCATCACTCTTAACGAGGAATTCATCAGCCAATACCTCGTCTCCGAATCGGGCGCATAACATTCCCATCCAATGACCTTTTGGGATTGGCTGATTGTCCTGGTGCTTAACGGCGGCGTAATCGCTTTTGGGTTTTATTTGGCACGCGGCACCAGGACGAGTGAGGATTGGTTTCTCGGTCGACGCGCGCTGGCGTGGTGGGCAATTGGCCTATCGATGTTTGCCACCAATATCGACAACGCCGACCTCGTCTCGCTCACCGGCACCACGTACAAAGAAGGCCTGCACATCATCACCGTGCACACCCTCGGCTCACTGTTGGGCGCCTGCTTTGCGGCGTTTTATGTGGTGCCGGCGATGGCGCGCGCAGGCCAATACACCAACGCCGAATACCTCGAAACCCGCTTCGGCCCGGGCACGCGCGTGCTCAGCGCGCTGATACAAATCCAATATCGCAGCAGCATGCTGGGCCTGATGATTTGGGCCATCTACTTGCTGCTCACAAAATTTCTCGGCATGCCCGCCTCCACCGCGTGGCTGGCCATCGTGGCGCTGGTCGCGGCGGCAGCGTTGTACACCTCATGGGGCGGGTTGAAATCGGTAGTGATGACCGATGCGCTGCAGGGCGTAATTATGTTCATCGGAATGGGCGTGATTTTCGTGGCGGTCTGGAACGCTGCCGGCGGTTGGTCGAGTATGATCGAAACAATTTCAAAACAAGGCCAAGGCGACCTCGCGCACGTCGGGCGATATTTTGGCGATAACAATAAAACGCCGCCGGTTTTGATTCTCATTGGCTGGACGATTATCGGCTGCGGATACTGGAGCGTGAACCACAGCCAAACCATGCGGCTAGCCGGCGCGCGTTCCTTCTGGGATATGAAGATGGCGGCGATTATCGGCGCAACCATCAGCATGCCCATCATGGTCGCCTGCGCCTCAATGGGCCTCTTCGGGCGGGCGCTGTTTCCCGGCTTTGAAAACCCCGACGCGTTGTATCCGCACATGGCGGACCAGTTCTTGGGAGTCGGCGCCAAAGGGCTCGTGGTGGCCGCCATCTTTGCGGCAGCCATCAGCACATTCGATTCCATCGGGTCCTCGCTCTCCGCGCTGTTCACGCGCGACATTTATGCTCGCCACATTTCCGGCCAACGCGATGACCGCCACTACCTCAAAGTCAGCCGTTGGGCCACGTTGGCAATTCTCGCCCTCGGCTTCGCGTACATTCCCTTCATCAGTTCCAAGGACACCATGCTAAAAGCGTTTCTTACCTTGATTCCTGTTTTTGTCACCCCGTTGTTCACCATTTATTTGATCGGAATTTTCACTCGCGCCCACGCCCGCGCAGGGCTCATTGGCCTGATCACCGGCAGTGCATACGGCCTTGTGGCCTTGGTTGACCGCGAAATTCACGACCTCGTCTGGCTCTCCAGCAACTTCACCGGCCGCTGGGTGGCGCTGACTTGGGCAATGGTATTCACCGCAACCGGCGCGTTGGCCGCCACACTTATTTACGGCAAACACACTGACCAACCGCCTCCCCCCCAACCGTCCGGCTGGCTGCGCAACAGCAGCGAATCGCTCGGCACGCTGCCCGAGCATCCGTTCCAAACCACCCCGCCCCGCTGGCTCCAACCTGGCCCCATTGCCCTCGGGCTAATCGCCGCAACCGCCAGCGTTCTCTTTCTATTTTTTTGGTGAACCCATAAACTGATCCTAATTATGAACGACCAACATCTCACCGAACATCGTTACGAAAAACTGACCTGGCCGGAAATCAATGACGCCATCGCAGCGAAGCAAATCTGCATCATCCCGTGCAGCGCCGTGGAACAACACGGGCCGCACCTGCCGCTGGATGTGGATATGCTGCTCTCCAACAGCGTCGCCCTCGAGGCCGGCCGCCAGCGCGCGGAGAAAACGCTCGTGCTGCCCAGCGTTTCCTACGGATACACCGGCCACGTAATGGATTTCCCCGGCACCATCAACGTGCACTATCAGCATTTCATCGATCAGGTTTTGGACATCACCAAAAGCCTCGCCTACCACGGATTCAAGAAAATCCTGCTGCTCAACGGCCACGGCTCGAACATGCCGAACCTCGACCTTGTCGCCCGCCGTTGCAATCTCGAGACCGATGCCGAGTGCGGCCTCTGTGCGTGGTGGCACCTGCTCACCGTTGATCCCGATTTTCTGCCCGGCTGGCGCGAAAGCGAATTCCCCGGCGGCTGCGCCCACGCCTGTGAATTAGAAACCGCCATGTACCTCCACCTCGATCCGGAAAATGTGCGGAAAGACGTCATCAAATCCGGCGATATTTCCTATAACACCACCAAGTCGCCGTACCGCTTCACCGACATTTACGGTGTCGGCGCCATCAATATCACCAGCTGGACCGCCAGCTATTCGGATACCGGCGTGCTCGGCGACGCCGAAAAAGGAACTGCCGAAAAAGGCAAAGCCGCCTTTGAGGAAGCCGTGAAACATCTCTGCGGTTTCATCGACGAATGGCACGCCCAACCCCCGCCCATCCGCCACGAAGCCCACACCCAAAAACCCACCATCCCCATGCCCTGGGGACAGGCCGATTCACTGCCACGTCAGTAAAATTAACCGCCAAATGGTAGCGTGTCGCACAGAATTCGCGCCGAATCGTTGCTCACGCTCAAAATTCATCCTCGGCATTGGAATGTCGATCTTCCCACCGGTTTGATTGCTTCAGCGTTGACTAAAATCAATCAACAAACCATCGACACAAATCGTTAACGATCGGTCGTTTTCCAAAACCAACCGCTCCTCCCTCCAGTCTTGCGCGGCCTGTCCGGTTGGTTAAGCTCGCGGCTATGAAACTTACTGACCTCAAGTGGCCCGAAGTCGATTCGCTTAGCAAGGACTTGCCCGTGGTCATTCCCATCGCCGCCCACGAGCAGCACGGGCACCATATGCCGTTGCATACGGACAGCCTGTTGCTGGGCGAAATTGTCCAGCGAGCCGAGGTGCGTGTGGGCGGGGATATTCTGTTTGCGCCGCTGCAGTGGTTGGGCAATTCGCATCATCATATGGATTTCCCCGGCACCCTGTCCGCCGAGCCGCGCGCTTATCTTGATCTGCTCAATGGGCTGCTGGAGAATTTCATTCAGCACGGCTTCAAGCGGTTGATTTTGTTGAACGGCCACGGGGGCAACATGGTGCCCGGCGCGCAAGTGGTGTTTGAGCTACGCCAACGACTGCGCGATCGCTCCGACCTGCTTCTCCTCTCCACTACCTACTGGGACAACGGCGCCCCGACCGCTGCGCGCGATGATTTTGTGCAAACGCAAATGGGACACGCTGGCGAATGGGAAACTTCGATGATGCTGGTCATCCGACCCGAGTTGGTGGGCGACCATACGGCCGTGCCCGAGGTGCCCTTTGGCGAGGCCTTCCCCACCGCCACGCGCGGCTGGACGATGCCCGATCGTAGCAAGCCCGGCCACATCGGCACGCCCGCCGCCGCTACCGCCGAGAAAGGCGAGACGCTACTCACCTGTTTCACCGACGGCGTGTGCGATTTCCTGAACCGCGCGCGCGATTGGGATGGCCACAGCTGGGAGGGCTGAGCTCTCAGCACCGAACATTTGATCACCGCAGGCAAACGCGGTACAACGGCGGCCATGAGCGATACCAAACCTCTTGTTGTGATCACCGGCGCCAGCTCAGGCATTGGCGCCGCCACGGCCAAGGCCTTTGCCGGAGCCGGATTTCCGCTGCTGCTGCTGGCGCGGCGGGTGGAATTGATGGAAGCCCTCGATCTGCCCAACACCCTGTGCCGCAGTGTGGATGTGCTCGATCGCGAGGCGATCAAGGCCGCGGTTGCCGAGGCGGAAGCTGCGCACGGGCCCACCGAGATTCTGATCAACAACGCCGGCATCATGCTCAACGGCGATCCGACCACGCAAAACCCCGAGGAATGGGATCGCGTCATCGACGTGAATCTCAAGGGCGTAATGAACGGCGTGCATGCCGTGTTACCCGCCATGGTCGAGCGGCAGGGCGGCACCATCGTGAATCTCGGCTCGATCGCCGGCCGTAAAACCTTCGGCGCTCATTCCGTTTATTGCGGCACCAAGTTCGGCGTACACGCCATCACCGAGACCATTCGGGAAGAGGTCGCCGGCAAAAACGTGCGGCTCATCACCATCGCCCCCGGCATGGTCGGCACCGAACTGGTCAGTCATTCCACCGATGAAGCCGCCAAAAAAGGCTGGTGGGATTACGCTAATCAAATCGGCGGCCCGCTGGAGCCCGAGGACATCGCCGACAGCATCCTGTACGCCTGTCAGGTGCCCCAGCGAGTGTGTGTTCGGGAAATGGTCATCTGCCCGACCCGCCAGGAACCCTGAGCGATTCAGCGCTTGACGCCTCACAGCCCTGCCGCACACTAGCGGTATGAACGGTCGTGTTCGCACTCTATTGGTCGCCGGTTTGACCACCGGCCTGTGGGCGTTCGCCATTGATGTGGAGGAATTGCCGCCGCCCGCCAAACAGGTGGTTGATTTCAAAAAGGATATCTGGCCGCTCTTTCAACAGCACTGTGTGAAGTGCCACGGCCCAGATCAGCAAAAGAGCGGTTACCGGATCGACATCGCCGAGCTGGCTCTCGAAGGCGGCGAGATGGGCGAAGCCATCATCCCCGGCAACAGCGCCAAGAGTCCGTTGATCCATTTCATTTCCGGGCTGGACGAGGAAGTCGTGATGCCGCCCAAGGGCGACCCTTTCAATGCCAAAACCGTCGGCCTCATCCGCGCCTGGATCGATCAGGGCGCGGACTGGCCGGAAGACGTCGGCGCGAAGGCGGTGGACCGGATGGATCATTGGGCGTTTAAGAAAATCACATGGCCCGGTTCGCCGCGGTTCATGCAGCCGATTGATGCCTTTGTGAAGGTGCAACTGGAATCGAAGGGGCTGGGGTTCAATCCACGCGCGGACAAGCGCACGTTGATTCGCCGATTGTATCTGGTCATGCACGGGCTGCCGCCGTCGCCGGAGGAGGTGGAGGCGTTTGTGAACGATTCGGCGCCCGACGCCTACCCCAAGCTGGTGGATCATCTACTGGCCAGCCCGCGTTACGGCGAACGGTGGGCGACGCATTGGCTGGATCTCGTGCGCTTTGGAGAATCGCATGGATTCGAAACCAACCGCGAACGCATCCACGCTTGGCCCTACCGCGACTGGGTGATCCGTGCGCTCAATGAAGACAAACCGTACAACCAGTTTGTGCGCGAGCAACTGGCGGGCGATGCGCTGGGCGAACCCATCGGCACGGGCTTCCTCGTCGCCGGACCGCACGACATCGTGAAAGGGCAATCGCCCGAACTCGGCCGCATGCAGCGCGCCAATGAACTGGACGACATGATCAACACCACCGGCACGGTGTTCCTAGGGCTCACCACCGGTTGCGCGCGTTGTCACAATCACAAGTTCGATCCCATTTCGCAGCAGGATTACTACGCGCTCAAGGGCATCTTCGAAGGCGTGAAACACGCCGATCGCAATCTGCCGCTCAACGACGCCGCCAAGGCCAAGACCGCCGCCATGCAACAGCGGGTTGGGGAATTGAAAACGCAGCTGGCCACATTCATCGCGCCGGTCGGCCAAGGCAAACGCCCGGCGGTGACAGCCAAACACAACATCGAATCGTTCCCCGCCGTGGAGGCGCGGTTTGTGCGCTTTACCATCACTCGCAGCACCTCCAGCCAACCGTGCCTTGATGAGCTGGAGATTTTTTCCGGCGCGAAAAATATCGCGCTCGCCAGTCAAGGCGCCAAGGCGAGTTCGGGCGGTGATTTCAAACACGCGCTGCACAAGCTCGCGCAAATCAATGACGGCCAGTACGGCAATGCCAAGAGCTGGATCGCCGCCGGCAACACCGGCTGGGTGCAAATCGAATTGGCCCGGCCCACCCGCATTGACCGCATCGAGTGGGCGCGCGATCGGCAGGGAAAATACGCGGATCGCGTGCCCATCGGCTACCGCATCGAAGCCGGACTGAAGGAAGGCGAATGGAAGACGATTGCCAGCTCA encodes:
- a CDS encoding sodium/solute symporter (Members of the Solute:Sodium Symporter (SSS), TC 2.A.21 as described in tcdb.org, catalyze solute:Na+ symport. Known solutes for members of the family include sugars, amino acids, nucleosides, inositols, vitamins, urea or anions, depending on the system.), translated to MTFWDWLIVLVLNGGVIAFGFYLARGTRTSEDWFLGRRALAWWAIGLSMFATNIDNADLVSLTGTTYKEGLHIITVHTLGSLLGACFAAFYVVPAMARAGQYTNAEYLETRFGPGTRVLSALIQIQYRSSMLGLMIWAIYLLLTKFLGMPASTAWLAIVALVAAAALYTSWGGLKSVVMTDALQGVIMFIGMGVIFVAVWNAAGGWSSMIETISKQGQGDLAHVGRYFGDNNKTPPVLILIGWTIIGCGYWSVNHSQTMRLAGARSFWDMKMAAIIGATISMPIMVACASMGLFGRALFPGFENPDALYPHMADQFLGVGAKGLVVAAIFAAAISTFDSIGSSLSALFTRDIYARHISGQRDDRHYLKVSRWATLAILALGFAYIPFISSKDTMLKAFLTLIPVFVTPLFTIYLIGIFTRAHARAGLIGLITGSAYGLVALVDREIHDLVWLSSNFTGRWVALTWAMVFTATGALAATLIYGKHTDQPPPPQPSGWLRNSSESLGTLPEHPFQTTPPRWLQPGPIALGLIAATASVLFLFFW
- a CDS encoding mandelate racemase/muconate lactonizing enzyme family protein, whose translation is MKIKQVICQVLRLESVENKTASSQDAVIVRIRTDTGLEGVGEADSSPEVVKAIIDAPFSHNVACGLREMLLGENPLETDRLWQKLHRGSQYFGRSSVTLSAISAIDLALWDLKGKHFGEPIHRLLGGKRHNKIRAYASILFGSDGAETADIGRRWIEAGYTAVKFGWEPMGESEAVDLDLVRGAREGIGEDATLLIDAGCVWDARTALRRAERFAQYNPEWLEEALQQADIDGYRWLRDRSPVPIAAGEGECGAESFRALIDRHALDVYQVDLSRNGFTDASYIRRRVEEIGARLCNHCYTSPITHAASAHWLSTCRDAFLFEDCVEDSALRHELTHEKIQAKDGWLHVPDRPGLGITLNEEFISQYLVSESGA
- a CDS encoding DUF1592 domain-containing protein — encoded protein: MAALKIGMRRVIFHFVFLASLGWAGAVELPEVAEVLRARCMDCHDCETSKGGVNLEALLAATDFREKENAKIWLKVDHMVATGEMPPKKKKPLTAPEKAVITGWFSEAFVLKDGREHIGATPLRRLTRYELINTLEDLLHVNLKPAYVYSPEVPALLPSTLETLLPADAPGESGFTNDAAQQAGTPPPILKLSAAFDFALKTFAKDQEARAKVFGMKVIPADLPDAEAREILLRFTRRAWRGYPNAANEAVVWRAYQTQRQDAAPQAALLHAMKIALLSPAFIYRMEMVQNRPLPYAVNDRELANRLSYFLWASPPDDELIRKADRGELRRPDVLAAQVDRLLNSPKRLALAEDFAGQWLGFTDLVDNRVFYQNENWNRGVYDEALFFFDELVKSDRPILDLIDSNWVYQSNYTGVRTAGGGHAFEAKYADIFDWRRQRPGGIRERFYEPPRLIKINSDQRGGLITSVGILRVTSAPDRTNPIRRGVWLLDKVLGRQLHAPENIPALSQSERVNGKKLEDLADIMKAHASKAICVSCHQHIDPLGLGLENFDPFGKWRTTYPNRRPVKSDGAFPNGAAFNTPRAMKQILLKDYREPIVRNFTKRLLAYAIGRKLKPHDRPAVDRICAALAADGNKMNTLIRGIIASPQFQQRQDAP
- a CDS encoding PQQ-binding-like beta-propeller repeat protein, producing MKNTVLLACIGFLGFVLGCRDPLALDPLPPAPKSIAAIESHPRFLWKFDLGDASSSSPTIGHDGTVYIGSRAKDPYEGILYAINPKSGRKKWEFRTGGSGIFSNPVVGADGTVFISDDRKVFALDGKTGVKKWGAETIGQTMSKELALDANGTLIAIGGTICALNSKTGEKKWETDSIGYMGYPPSFGVDGTFYITYGHRIFAHSIVDGSEIWRSTQESYTGTPALAPDGTIFIGTGTKGGSTKSKIYALDSKTGEQKWFYQTKGNMVDADPVIGTDGTVYVSSGDSFMYALDGKTGEKKWEFEANQWRSRSAAIGTDGTVYYGTDDYSVYALNGKTGAKLWEFPTGSIIQTSPALSQDGTLFIASNDYHLYAIKTDSKGLAKSSWPMSGQNNQRTNHAAK
- a CDS encoding DUF1552 domain-containing protein, whose amino-acid sequence is MSKSSYLIPRRTFLRGIGATLALPALEIMSPALSHAKTAKPKRPVRLAVLFKGAGVNPTSWDITGATETEFTLSRLLQPLEKNKKDIVVLRNIDTDQRANGGHENVTVTFMTGRTRKSRLEQWQSFDQVIADEVGRTTPVKSLALRSDTYLDHKDPAENFISYGTDGSPLPVEAKPEVVFNRLFKGFHNSDFRQRTTSVLDEVKDSYAAIARKASRRDQQVLEQYLQSVREVERDIEQFSTQGNAARDAKLRKIQPVPAVNNLAERTAAMLDLMALAFWTDMTRVSTLMMAHTESRSTFEFLGINDELHMLSHFVRTRNRSSGLDGYDRINRWYISQFARFINRLKALPDTEGTVFDNSAVLFGSGIKHGDYHSVTDLPLVLAGGGGGQIQPGRYVEYPNVPNGNLHLKLMQIMGVHRDQYGNSTGVLPGISEKANLAPRYVDDGSWKITTDAGNKIALKGLLKISVKADDLNHYLVQLSGGKELDIRPSFGNVHSTRLDASVGSVVQLEGETSVKDGHKTITKITRIKRL